ATGCAAATGAATCACCCCACCTTCCACAATCCAACAAATCCTAACTTCTCAAGAAGTCGGCTCAAAACTGATCCCACTTGTCCACCAAACCTacgtatatgtgtatatatatattatatactagagCCCAGATTTCTTACTTTCTAAAAATTATCGTCCTTGCaccctctttttccttctttatgcATGGTAATTTCCgaggaataaaattgaaatgaagaGAATCCTTATCCCTTTTCCGAATTGGCTTGACTTTGGCTCCCATGGGCAAAGTGACCAGCTTTCGAAGACCTGCCAATTTCAGCTGGATAGACAAGCTAGGTCGTTAGATGGGCAAAGAGTGGTCGAATCTGGTGCCCATAGTGGTGAGAGTTTAAAAGGCATGGCCGGTGGTGAGTAAAGCAGACCAACTTGCCACAGCCGGTTTCATCCAGCCATCACTCTGGGACTAGGAGCGCCAGGGTGTATGTCTTAAAGAGCATTTGCATGGATGCGTACAAACCGGATTTGAAATACATATCTTCATCGTACTAAAATACGAAACTTGAAGTAGAGAAAATGCAAGTCTAACGCGTATATGGCTAATTAGTACATCAAAACGACGAATTGCAatcattttaacttcaagctgATATGGCCATGTACCCGATGTAGTCCGAAACTTGTTTAGACAAAAATTATAaggtttagaaaaattattgtgttCCTTGCCTCGTGGGTGTGTGTAAACCTCTTCTGCTTTCGGGGTGTAAATTGTAACCCACTCCAAAGCTTTGATACCACTTTCATTATCAGGGCTCTGCTTGTTGTCATGGGAACAGAGATCGGAGCAGTACTCAAAAGTTTGATTAACACGCATACTACTGTAGTCATGTCACGCAATAGCGTGACTAAATTACAGCCAAGCCACACTATCTTCATTCCAACCCATACCAAAGTCAGTCTCTGTTCAGAAGTATATGTCGTTTCTGAACTAACCATGGAAGAACCCAAAGATGGAATACTCTTCTATTAGATGCTCTCTTTCATCAAGAATCTGTGAATGGATTAACAGAATCCCTTTAGCCCATACAGAATTCCATACCATTGAGGATAAACTCATTTGGGTCCATCATTCATCCGGGAAATTCTCGGTAAAGTCTGCATATGCAGCAATTACCATGAGCGCCAACAGCCAACTTTCTCATGGTCAACCTGATATTTGGAAGAAGCTTTGGAAACTCAAGATTCAGGATAGATTAAAATTTTTCTGTTGGAGAATTCTCAACAATATCATTCCCACAAAATTGATGTTGATAAGATTTCTTCCTCTCAATGATGATCAATCTTCTTGTCCTATTTATAGCATGGAGGAAGAAACCCAAAAGCATCCGTTTTTGAAATGCACTTTCATGAGAATTTTGTGGAGACATTCTCTTTGGCCTTTAAATATCTCTTGTTTTGCTGACACCGAAATTAGTCATTGGCTGGAATGTATTCTCCATCCTTCAAAGCGTCTCAACATTCCAAGCCGTGAAGAACACCACTTTCAATTGTTTGCTATCCTAGCTATGGATAATATGTGGTTTTTGAGAAACAAAACAATCCATGAGTCCTTCATTCCTAATATAGAAAACTGTGTATGGGACtctaaaaatttataaagaacATTGTTATGCATGAGGCAATAAACAATTGAATGAGACCCATAATTAGAGAGTTACACATACAGATCATTTCACTTTAACATTTGATGTGGCTGTTAGAGGTTCAGGCAGCACAGCGGCAGCTATTTGTAGATCAGGGGATGGTTCTCCAGTATTTGTCAAAACCAGGTTCATCTCAAGCCAGAATCCTAATCAAGGAGAAGCCATAGCTATGTACATAGGAATCACTGAAGCTAAGGGGCAACAAATCAAGAAGCTCATAACTGCAGGTGATTCGTTTGTGGTAATACAAGCAATGGAGGTTTCCGAGAATAATTCAGATTGGACTATTGAACCAATGGTCAAAGATATCAGAACCACACTTAAGTCCTTTGAAAGCTGCAATATCAGGAAAATACATTGAGATCTCAATCGATGTGCGCATTACATTACACAATGGGCAGCTTCTAATAGTCTCTATGGAAGCATTTCCCTCATTTCCATCTCCCCTGCTTATTAGAATTCCATAGTGGCAAAGACCCCCTGTAACTTTGTAATATATCTCTCTAACAACACTATAGTTTGGTTTATCCTTTTATATGAATGAAGCCTgtcggagaaaaaaaaaaaaaaaaatacagcttGAGCCAAAcctttgccttctttttttctctttggaaCAAGCTCCTTTGCCACTTTTTTCAGAAATGATTCTATTAAAACAAGATCTGTTATAATTCAAAATCCGAATGTTATTTCTAAGGTACTAAGAAGCAGTAATCAATCGAGTATTTTAGTATTGCATCGTAGAAAATTAACAAGGGGCCATTAAAAATATTCCTTACTTTTACACCAAAATTTTAGTTACCAACAGGATATTCCGAAGAGACAGATTGGAAAAAAATCAATGTCAATGCCCTGTCCAAACATATACGACTACTGATGCTTGAACCTCACGGTCCACTTTGAAGTGAGAATGGAAAAACCTTCTTATCTGTCATGATAATCTAgaataagtaaagaaaaaaaaaataatggtgcCAAAAGCTACAAGGAAAAGTAATAAGGatataagataaagagtttttTGGCATTTACCTCTTTGAAAGAATGTGAGGCTAGAAAATCCCTCAATAATCTTTCTTCTGAACCAAACAACACAATATGACTAGGTATCGACCAGCTTTTTGTGAATTCTGACACAAAACTGATAGGGTCCATCATAAAACGGTCAGACTCATCTGGAATTCCTTTCTCTTCACTGCTTAACAGAACATGAAGAATCAGAATTATAGGCCACCTTCACTATGAGAGTGCCAGGACCAAaagattatttgaaaaaaaaaataaaaatcattttagccAAATGTCAAAGGTCTGGACCTTGGTGAGCAATCAAGGAAACGCATGGGTATGTTGCGATGCAAAGTGGAGTAGTAAGgtgtggcatggcatggcattaGGAAAAGGATGCTTTTCACCTTGTCATTGCGAGCTTCTTCAGATAGATATATCATTACATCTTCAGTTCCTCTCTGTCAAGCAAGCAGGTGAGTATCAACCAAAACAACTGTAATTctgattataaaaataaaaaataaataaataaatttaaaaaataaaaataaaattacagatGCTTCAGCCCTCCTACACTAGTCAACTAAGGGCTCATTTGGATACTTAGAATACCTTATAAttctatgaataatagtgaaatggtttgagttaagatattttattgagttttggaaatgaaaagagaaaaaattgaataaaaatattataaattttaaaaattatttgaatataattttttaatataatttaagatttgaaatttgagaaagttatatcattttttttttttctgtatagAAGTTTGGGAAAATTGCATTGCGTTTTGTATTTggataatgattatatgaaaaaattaaaaatttgaatttgaaaagtgTTAcgtgtttgagtgatatttgggaagaaaattatgataagttatgagaatatttaaatatccaaacaagccctaaatTTCCACAAAATAAAAGACAAGAATAAGGAATTACTTTCTTATCATCTCTCCAGGGAAAATCATGAGGAAATAAAAAAGCAGTTTCCAGTATATAAAGACATTCAATTTGTGGGTGGTGTGGGGAACCAGATTTTATTCAGTGAAGAGAAAAAGTAATTGTACCTGATGAACCAAGCTCATATAGAGGGCCATTGGTATATTGGTAGCAAGCAAAAACAATATGGAAAGTCGCTTAAAAGGATGCCTGGAATGGGTGTTCAAAGATCCTTTCTTCTCGGTATCTTGAGAATCGGGTGTCTTTGTCTTGGCCAAAGCATATCCAGAGAACATCAACGCTATTGGGAGCACAGGCAGGACAAACCTGTAATCCATATTCTAACCAAAGGATGAGTATCATTTTAACAAGAACCGAAGgttcagatatatatatatatatatatatataaatatatatatatatatataatttcgtATATGTGCAGATCAAATAATTCTCAGATAGGATACCTGAATTCTTTGTGACCCAATAGGCTGTAAATTCCTAAAACCCATGCAATAAGGCCAGACAGCTTCCATTGTTTGGACCACACGATTCCAGCAACAGAAAAAGGTAAGAATGAGAAAAGCATGACCGGAAATCCTTGAGTGAAGTACCAGTGCCACTTGTGAGTTCCATAATAGTCTCCTCCAGAGGAAAGAAAATTGAACTTGAGAAAATTAAGAGGTACTAAGACCCACAAGCCATACACCAAGCGATCCAATAAACATGTTAATCCAAGAACCACGGCCCTGATGCCATAATTAAACTATAAGGGAAACAATGATAGAATATCTAAAaataccaaaagaaaaaaaggagaatTGATTGATGTTTCCAAGAGTGTTCTCGAGGAGCTAGCAACAATATTCATCCAGCAATAATCTAGTCTAGgacttttttcttcacaaaatCAATCAGACTTCAGAAATAAATAAGCATATATGTCTATACTACAGTATACTATGCATTCATCCTCCACTATTCAACATTAGGTTTTATGTTTGGTCTGCCAAAGTTaggcatgcacaggtataggtAGCAGTATTCCTAAACAAGCACTGTGACACATCTTATAAGCCATTAAGCATAATCATTACCTTTTTCTATCTGCTTCATCGTGTGCATAAGACAATCCATTCACTTCAACTACTGAAAAATTGAGACTACTTTGAAAGGATTTTTATACTATATGAACACAAGGGTGTGAAGTGGCATTTCATTTGCTTCTCCCTCATCAAATATGAATTCCCAATcttggattcttttttttttcaataagtcAATCTCgagctttcttttctttcttcttccttttgttctttttttattttttagtttggtGATAAAAAGTGTAGGCCAATCAACGACAAGAACCTCATCCATCtacattaaatatttggaaCAAAATGTCTTCTACACTTCAAATATTAATAAAGTCTGAGAATGTTTACTAACCCTCAGATCATTAAAAATTAaggaagtaaaataaaataagtctacagataattacaaatattttctaaaagcATCGACAGATAAGAGAATAAAAATAGCCTAAAGAATTCATGCATTTTAATGCACATGAGAAGAGATATAATTGTGATTACAATAAAGAAAATTGCATTGATACCTACCCAATGGGAGCCACCTCTAGAAAAATTAATCTCAGTCTATCATGAGTTCCAAACAGCTCAAGTAGGCCAATGTACACCCATATAATAGCACTAGTTGGTCGAATTACACAAGCCAATGCTGCTAGTGCCAAACCCCACTTCCTCGAAACCGAGGGAACTTTGGTAGGAGAAACTCTTATACAAGGCCAGTGGTATAGGCTAACGAGTGTAAGAGCAGTCTCCAAACTATTTGACAATGTGCGGGGAAAGCAAAATATCATAAACCAATTTGCCAACTGTGAAAAGAGCTGCACTGTcgttaagtatgccatctatcaCAAATGTCTTCATATGTATACTAGTGATTTTCATCttcaataaatatatgaaatgagCTCTCATCTTGAGATGACGATAAGATAGCATTCTAAACTGAAAAGAGTACAATAAAGAAGGATAATGCCCATTTCGCAACACAGTCACCAAAGAGGACATCTGACATTTTGTACAAATACAAATCGCCCACTGCAGAAAATATGGACTGCAGCAGCCGGGGAGCCCTTTGCTGTGAAGCATAAAAAACCATAAATTAGTACCTGTGAGAATGATGTGACGATGCACTCAGAGAGctaaaaatggaagaagaaatcaggggaaaaaaaaatggttccAAAAGAAATGCATGTGGAATTATTCTATGGCTACATGCTTTCGTAACATTCTTGAAGAAATATGCGTtgggaataaataaaaagagtaatactCTATACTTTGTAAGCATAACATTTGAGGCTACATGCTTCAGGCCTAAAAAGAGGTCCAGCATCTCCATAACTGTGTAAATTATAGCTATTTACACGGCACTAACATAGGTACTGTATGAAATGATGGGGATTTAAATCCTTCACGCTCCAAAGTAGAATCTTTTTTTATGTGAGTAATTGAACATTTGATTAAAATTTGCAAAAGACGTAGCACCAATTCACAGGAATGCTCCATTGGAGAACCTAGGTCTATTAAGTTACTGACGGACATTTTGTTTGCAATCGCTCACTATTTTGTAGATGATTTCCCTAAAAAACTACTTATAAAGTGCATCATTGGGATCCCGATGTCACTCTATCAATTTCCAAACATGGTCAGAAGCCAAGAATACATATTGAATCAGACTTTGTTTCAAGAGAGGAGTATCATtgaaaaaataactatacactTTTCCAAAAACCTCCAAGATcataattcatatattttttatatactaaaCACAAATCCTTAAGTTTTTTGCGGCATCAGTATGCAATTAAGAATGCTTCCAAAGGCAGATAACAATAACCAATGGTAGATTTCCTTCATTCTTATGGGCAGGAGCCATTGTTTGTAATGGGCTAAGTGTCCACAATTTTCTACTTTCAGTTGTAAACTCTAATTAGgtacttctcatgtatactcCCTGTATACTTGGACTTTGCCTACTTttaatgaataaaacttcttgattgccTATCAAACAAGAAAAAAGGATTTCCTTTATGTACTTGGCATTTTTAAAGTCGCATCCACGTCAATAAAAGTACCATCGCTTCAGCAAAGGAAAGTGATCTGTTTTCCTCACAGACCTAAACCAATTTCCACACACTTCCTATTTATGCTATAGCAGTTGGATATAATCACATGCTGATACCTAAATGAAATCCTACTTAATATACTTAGATTACTTCGAAAGTTTGTCACTTATTTTCTGCAAAAAATAAGTATATCAAAatccttatttcttttttcttttttatataaatgagtGTCCCGGCCAACTTGCGACCACCTCGACTAATCTCACGGCCATGAAGTTAACAGCAAGTAAATCTCCAGTGGCGAACTCGAATTGGTGACCATTGAAAACAAATCCAAGGCGTGACCAGCTGAGCTACACTCAGGTTTCAAAATCCTTACTAGTGAGACATACTAAAAGAAAACACGGTATTACAATTTCCATTAAAGAGacggaaaagaaaagaaaattaatgtgATTACCATGAACCATGGACTATCAAGACCCAAAAGAGTGAGAACTTTATAAAGAACAGCAAACAGCAATGGATGCAAGTAGCTACGGATCCCCTTCTTCCACTCCCAAGTCAGATGCCCATACCTTAAAGTTTCATCAACCAAGACAAACATAAACGCATTATTACTATGCCATTTTGAAAGCCCATTCCACGGcttctggaaaaagaaaaaaaaaatggaaattgaaGCTACCCGAAAACGATGCGATGAGCGACTTCGAGAGCCTGCCAGTGTTCATCCGGGTTGAAATACGTCTGCACCAACAAAGCATTCACCACCCTGAAGGCCAAGCAGAGTGCAAAAACTCTCCTGGTTGAGGAAAGGAGATAGCAATTTGTAGGTGGTTTGTGGCGATCTGATTTTGGAAATCTTGGGTTTTGGGCATCGGGTTGATTGGATGGTGGACTGGTTCCACTCTTCTGTCTCTGTCTCATTGCTTTCCGCAAATTTGAGACTCGGCCGCACaggtattgaaatttgaaagacgATACCCAAATCAGATTGGGGGATATTGCGGGTTGGCCAGCAGACCCCTCTATGGTTGCCTGCACAGGGACGTTTGATTACAGATATAACGATGTTACGTTTTtaaatgagaatatttttataaaataataatgttttatgaGTTAACTTATAAAATTATCGATTCAAAATACGATTATGTAATAAACTATCAAAGACTAGCAATGTCCTTGTGCAAAGAATATTTTGCAGAAGTGAAATAATATcttcataaaaagattttataaaattaaatttataaattaatataatttttgattttatgtgatatgttaattatattattatataataaaaataacgttaatttataaatttatttttataattaaagcaattatatattacacatttaaattactaataaattataatttgtacCGTCTATTAACTTCAACGAAAAAAAGCATACTGTTTATTAAGATCCAGTCGTCAAATTGTGTAACCTTACCTATTCTTAATCCATCTTaattataactataaaaatgattatatatgcaTCATAGCTTCTATCTATTTTAATG
This genomic window from Carya illinoinensis cultivar Pawnee chromosome 7, C.illinoinensisPawnee_v1, whole genome shotgun sequence contains:
- the LOC122316782 gene encoding mannosyltransferase APTG1, whose protein sequence is MRQRQKSGTSPPSNQPDAQNPRFPKSDRHKPPTNCYLLSSTRRVFALCLAFRVVNALLVQTYFNPDEHWQALEVAHRIVFGYGHLTWEWKKGIRSYLHPLLFAVLYKVLTLLGLDSPWFMQRAPRLLQSIFSAVGDLYLYKMSDVLFGDCVAKWALFSQLANWFMIFCFPRTLSNSLETALTLVSLYHWPCIRVSPTKVPSVSRKWGLALAALACVIRPTSAIIWVYIGLLELFGTHDRLRLIFLEVAPIGAVVLGLTCLLDRLVYGLWVLVPLNFLKFNFLSSGGDYYGTHKWHWYFTQGFPVMLFSFLPFSVAGIVWSKQWKLSGLIAWVLGIYSLLGHKEFRFVLPVLPIALMFSGYALAKTKTPDSQDTEKKGSLNTHSRHPFKRLSILFLLATNIPMALYMSLVHQRGTEDVMIYLSEEARNDKVKSILFLMPCHATPYYSTLHRNIPMRFLDCSPSEEKGIPDESDRFMMDPISFVSEFTKSWSIPSHIVLFGSEERLLRDFLASHSFKEIRRFFHSHFKVDREVQASVVVYVWTGH